A genome region from Halorussus pelagicus includes the following:
- a CDS encoding cupin domain-containing protein, with protein sequence MSQQAKPLIRRSDDIEYEDVAAADGMSKGVLIDEERGAPNFAIRRFELDPGASVPEHTNEVEHEQYVLSGEYVVGIGDEEHTVSEGDSLLIPAGVVHWYRNEGDDPGAFICAVPNGDDEIELVE encoded by the coding sequence ATGAGTCAGCAAGCCAAGCCACTCATCCGCCGGAGCGACGACATCGAGTACGAAGACGTGGCCGCGGCCGACGGGATGTCCAAAGGCGTCCTGATAGACGAGGAACGCGGCGCGCCGAACTTCGCCATCCGCCGGTTCGAACTCGACCCCGGCGCGTCGGTGCCCGAACACACCAACGAGGTCGAACACGAACAGTACGTCCTCTCGGGCGAGTACGTGGTCGGCATCGGTGACGAAGAACATACCGTCAGCGAAGGCGATTCGCTACTCATCCCCGCGGGCGTCGTCCACTGGTACAGAAACGAGGGAGACGACCCCGGCGCGTTCATCTGCGCCGTGCCGAACGGCGACGACGAGATAGAACTGGTCGAGTAG
- a CDS encoding DUF7854 family protein, giving the protein MDRISALRNVEEALADFESGETDLRATERRVVNVLRTYATEFEDEELSVYRASGTEQADGVVVVAESEGQARERVAERVDGEASGFELCEVR; this is encoded by the coding sequence ATGGACCGAATCTCCGCGCTCCGGAACGTCGAGGAGGCGCTGGCCGACTTCGAGTCGGGTGAGACCGACCTCCGCGCGACCGAGCGCCGCGTCGTGAACGTTCTCCGGACCTACGCCACCGAGTTCGAAGACGAGGAGTTGTCGGTCTACCGCGCCTCGGGGACCGAGCAGGCCGACGGCGTCGTCGTCGTCGCGGAGTCGGAGGGGCAAGCCCGCGAGCGCGTGGCCGAGCGAGTTGACGGCGAGGCGTCGGGGTTCGAACTGTGCGAGGTACGTTGA
- a CDS encoding DEAD/DEAH box helicase — protein MSKQVPQVDALFLHESSGDYVAVVNRDDERVFRAKLELKETNAGPRPGKFRVKRGTSEEPRSPDQFVEIARRANRIRISQQTSKAAREELQAMLDAYQLDAKVVRTCRFCASSGHYSPITSDTAVDTGDEYICPDCAKEELERQLSFQGNMTREAQDRLEDLLLEVQDLERITNLLKGQLDPDLTKFDEISANVEDVENIRVDSLSLHPGIQNLLEPRFEELLPVQSLAVQNGLLDGEDQLVVSATATGKTLVGEMTGIDRVLNGEGKMLFLVPLVALANQKHEDFEDEYGDLVDVTIRVGASRVRDDGHAFDPSADVIVGTYEGVDHALRTGRDLGDIGTVVIDEVHTLKEQDRGHRLDGLIARLKHYCETRASQRTDYGGAQWVYLSATVGNPSSLAESLEANLVEYEERPVPLERHVTFADGKEKPDIENKLVKREYDTKSSQGYRGQTIIFTNSRRRCHEISRQLEYSSAPYHAGLDYGRRKKVERMFADQDLAAVVTTAALAAGVDFPASQVIFDTLAMGIEWLSVQEFHQMLGRAGRPDYHDRGRVYVLVEPDTAYHNSMEMTEDEVAFKLLKGEMENVQTLYDESSAVEETLANITVAGTEAKRLGDRMIGEIPTKHALGKLLEYGFIDGLEPTDLGRVVTSHFLAPDEAFKILDGVRKDDHPFEIVAELELHGEEE, from the coding sequence GTGTCGAAGCAGGTCCCGCAGGTAGACGCGCTGTTCCTCCACGAGTCGTCCGGCGACTACGTCGCGGTCGTGAATCGGGACGACGAGCGCGTCTTCCGAGCGAAACTCGAGTTGAAGGAGACGAACGCCGGACCGCGACCCGGCAAGTTCCGCGTCAAGCGCGGTACCAGCGAGGAACCGCGCAGTCCCGACCAGTTCGTGGAGATAGCGCGCAGAGCCAACCGCATCCGCATCTCTCAACAGACCTCGAAGGCCGCCCGCGAGGAGCTTCAGGCGATGCTCGACGCCTACCAACTCGACGCCAAAGTAGTCCGCACCTGCCGGTTCTGCGCGTCGAGCGGCCACTACTCGCCCATCACCTCGGACACGGCGGTCGATACCGGCGACGAGTACATTTGTCCCGACTGCGCGAAAGAGGAGTTGGAGCGTCAACTCTCGTTTCAGGGGAACATGACCCGAGAGGCGCAGGACCGACTCGAAGACCTCCTGCTGGAAGTGCAGGACCTCGAACGCATCACCAACCTGCTCAAGGGGCAACTCGACCCCGACCTCACGAAGTTCGACGAGATAAGCGCCAACGTCGAGGACGTAGAGAACATCCGGGTCGATTCGCTGTCGCTGCATCCGGGCATCCAGAACCTGCTGGAACCGCGCTTCGAGGAACTGCTCCCGGTCCAGAGCCTCGCGGTCCAGAACGGACTGCTCGACGGCGAGGACCAACTCGTCGTGAGCGCAACCGCGACCGGGAAGACGCTGGTCGGCGAGATGACCGGCATCGACCGCGTGCTGAATGGAGAGGGTAAGATGCTCTTTCTCGTGCCCCTCGTCGCGCTCGCCAACCAGAAGCATGAGGACTTCGAGGACGAGTACGGCGACCTCGTGGACGTGACCATCCGCGTGGGCGCGAGCAGGGTTCGAGACGACGGCCACGCCTTCGACCCGAGCGCCGACGTTATCGTCGGCACCTACGAGGGCGTGGACCACGCACTCCGGACCGGCCGCGACTTGGGCGACATCGGGACCGTCGTCATCGACGAGGTCCACACCCTCAAAGAACAGGACCGGGGCCACCGCCTCGACGGTCTCATCGCACGCCTCAAACACTACTGCGAGACGCGCGCGAGCCAGCGAACCGACTACGGAGGTGCCCAGTGGGTCTATCTCTCGGCGACGGTCGGCAACCCCTCCAGCCTCGCTGAGTCGCTGGAAGCCAACCTCGTGGAGTACGAGGAGCGACCCGTTCCACTGGAACGCCACGTCACGTTCGCAGACGGCAAGGAGAAGCCCGACATCGAGAACAAACTCGTCAAGCGCGAGTACGACACCAAATCCTCGCAGGGCTATCGGGGACAGACCATCATCTTCACCAACTCCCGGCGGCGGTGTCACGAGATTTCCCGCCAGTTGGAGTACAGTTCCGCGCCCTACCACGCCGGACTCGACTACGGCCGCCGGAAGAAAGTCGAGCGTATGTTCGCCGACCAAGACCTCGCGGCGGTCGTCACGACCGCCGCGCTCGCGGCCGGGGTGGACTTCCCGGCGTCGCAGGTCATCTTCGACACGCTCGCCATGGGCATCGAGTGGCTCTCCGTCCAAGAGTTCCACCAGATGCTCGGCCGGGCGGGGCGTCCGGACTACCACGACCGCGGGAGAGTGTACGTCCTCGTGGAACCCGACACGGCCTACCACAACAGCATGGAGATGACCGAAGACGAGGTGGCGTTCAAACTCCTGAAAGGCGAGATGGAGAACGTCCAGACGCTCTACGACGAGAGTTCCGCAGTCGAGGAGACGCTGGCGAACATCACGGTCGCGGGCACGGAGGCCAAGCGCCTCGGCGACCGGATGATCGGCGAGATTCCGACCAAGCACGCGCTCGGGAAACTGCTGGAGTACGGGTTCATCGACGGTCTCGAACCCACCGACCTCGGGCGGGTCGTCACCAGCCACTTCCTCGCGCCCGACGAGGCATTCAAGATTCTCGACGGGGTGCGGAAGGACGACCACCCCTTCGAAATCGTCGCCGAACTCGAACTTCACGGCGAGGAGGAGTGA
- a CDS encoding DUF835 domain-containing protein, which produces MRSKGNHESESLHSDIEQGTCVLLLTPSIHAETDETCHDLLTLPDSRGENVLWVAYTRSPDACVRDWLSRTDEQPRNARIVTVGETTRSASTAAGGDGGPSNDIVEPLSNPGDLTGLGIKLSEILQEWGDNGNETVACFDSLTALLQYADLQTVYKFLHVLTGRFNTADVTAHFHLDPNACDQQTISTLTSLFDTVVELEDGERVVRSR; this is translated from the coding sequence ATGCGAAGCAAGGGTAACCACGAGAGCGAGTCACTTCACAGCGATATCGAGCAGGGGACCTGTGTGCTCTTACTGACGCCGTCGATTCACGCCGAGACCGACGAGACCTGCCACGACCTGCTCACGCTCCCGGACTCGCGTGGCGAGAACGTCCTGTGGGTCGCCTACACTCGCTCGCCCGACGCCTGCGTTCGTGACTGGTTGTCCCGCACCGACGAGCAACCTCGGAACGCGCGAATCGTCACCGTCGGGGAGACGACGCGCTCGGCCTCGACGGCGGCGGGCGGCGACGGCGGACCGTCGAACGACATCGTCGAACCGTTGTCGAACCCCGGTGACCTGACGGGTCTCGGTATCAAACTCAGCGAGATTCTACAGGAGTGGGGCGACAACGGCAACGAGACCGTCGCCTGCTTCGACTCGCTGACGGCCCTGCTCCAGTACGCCGACCTCCAGACGGTGTACAAGTTCCTTCACGTCCTGACTGGCCGATTTAACACCGCCGACGTGACCGCGCATTTCCACCTCGACCCCAACGCCTGCGACCAGCAGACAATAAGTACGCTCACCTCGCTGTTCGATACGGTGGTCGAACTCGAAGACGGCGAGAGGGTCGTTCGGAGCCGATAG
- a CDS encoding UPF0175 family protein — protein MIDVKENIELLRRSGRFNSEEEFLEEALRALLDKRPELRIELAVEQYKTGDVTLNRAAEIAGRSPEQFKELLRERGIGRDIGFLSDEDRDGRLDGL, from the coding sequence ATGATCGACGTTAAAGAAAATATTGAGCTCCTGCGAAGGTCCGGACGTTTCAATTCGGAGGAGGAGTTCCTCGAAGAAGCACTCCGAGCGCTACTAGACAAACGTCCGGAACTCCGAATCGAACTCGCCGTCGAACAGTACAAAACCGGCGACGTAACCCTCAATCGGGCCGCGGAGATTGCAGGCCGGAGTCCGGAGCAGTTCAAGGAACTACTTCGAGAGAGAGGAATCGGCCGCGATATCGGGTTCCTTAGCGACGAGGACCGAGACGGGCGACTGGACGGATTATAA
- a CDS encoding LAGLIDADG family homing endonuclease, whose product MARAENTELIDNFEQFYRRYYSDEIGRLAQNYPNEQRSLSIDWTELYRYDADLADDFLSQPEQLREYAEEALRLYDLPVDVSLGQAHVRVENLDTITDIREIRARHVNTMVSVQGIVRKATNVRPKIQEAAFECQRCGTLTYIPQSGGDFQEPHECQGCERQGPFQINFDQSEFVDSQKIRVQESPEGLRGGETPQSLDVHIEDDITGEVTPGDHVTVTGILHLEQQGSGQDKSAVFDVYMDGISVTIEDEEFEDMDITDEDKKEIVELSQEADIYEQMVDSMAPAIYGYEEEKLAMILQLFSGVTKHLPDKSRIRGDLHMLLIGDPGTGKSQMISYVQNIAPRSVYTSGKGSSSAGLCVTGDTMIHTDDGLREVRDVVSSELPEPVTDETAVEKEVGVQTFDREAGRMSDAASSHVWRMPEKPCRRIETSYGKELEASVNTPVLTCGENGIEWTEISAVEAGDYVAVPKYDDLDRTAVSVRAFLELTTEKLLLADDSIEFLRESLLDEFGTLRDAAADLDLSEDFIYSHLKNRHVPLEKLDRILDAIGASRTDVQFERLMIRHGDSITVPDRFDADLMYLLGLVFGDGDISLNRRNGNRGMVRISNGDEDLLKRAADIFAEKFDKRPKIERQDGRVPCIRVSSATIARLFANAGMETPKADLALAPELTTAEHADAFLRGLMDADGSVSERDDGGSSVLLSTISETLADQIQLMLESYGVRARTRERDRRGTSELADGRTIESKHVQHFVELYGADIDRYADAIGFESTEKQHALERIVADERGQDEKLPVGAALAVPDGGVAGEYHNNVHRGDHPSRSRVQSMLEDIDLGSSADRVREVADATLRWDEVVATADTGEKEVFDLTVPETHNFVGNGIVTHNTAAAVRDDFGDGQQWTLEAGALVLADKGIAAVDELDKMDPSDRSAMHEGLEQQKISVSKAGINATLKSRCSLLGAANPKYGRFDQYEPIGEQIDLEPALISRFDLIFTVTDQPDEEHDKRLAEHIIQTNYAGQLNTQRNEMSAPNITEEEVNSQTEEVAPAIDADLLRKYIAYSKRNCFPTMTEEAKRTIEDFYVDLRTKGADEDAPVPVTARKLEAMVRLAEASARVRLSDEVEIEDAKRAVDITRSCLQDIGVDPETGQFDADVVETGTSKSQRDRIKNLKQLIAEIEEDYDEGAPVEEVMSRADEIGMEQSKAEHEIDKLKQKGEVYEPSTDHLRTT is encoded by the coding sequence ATGGCTCGCGCGGAGAATACGGAGCTTATCGATAACTTCGAGCAGTTCTACCGGCGGTACTACAGCGACGAGATCGGCCGACTCGCGCAGAACTATCCGAACGAACAGCGCTCGCTCTCCATCGACTGGACCGAACTCTATCGCTACGACGCCGACCTCGCGGACGACTTCCTCTCGCAACCCGAACAGCTACGCGAGTACGCCGAGGAGGCGCTGCGTCTCTACGACCTCCCGGTGGACGTGAGCCTCGGGCAGGCCCACGTCCGCGTCGAGAATCTGGACACAATCACCGACATCCGGGAGATTCGCGCCCGGCACGTCAACACGATGGTCAGCGTGCAGGGTATCGTCCGGAAGGCGACGAACGTCCGACCGAAGATTCAGGAGGCCGCCTTCGAGTGTCAGCGCTGCGGGACACTGACCTACATCCCCCAGAGCGGCGGCGACTTTCAGGAACCCCACGAGTGTCAGGGCTGTGAGCGACAGGGACCGTTCCAGATCAACTTCGACCAGTCGGAGTTCGTGGACTCTCAGAAGATTCGGGTCCAAGAGAGTCCCGAGGGCCTGCGCGGCGGCGAGACGCCCCAGAGCCTCGACGTTCACATCGAGGACGACATCACCGGCGAGGTGACGCCGGGCGACCACGTCACGGTGACGGGCATCCTCCACCTCGAACAGCAGGGGAGCGGACAGGACAAGTCCGCCGTCTTCGACGTGTACATGGACGGCATCTCGGTGACCATCGAGGACGAGGAGTTCGAGGACATGGACATCACCGACGAGGACAAGAAAGAAATCGTCGAACTCTCGCAGGAAGCGGACATTTACGAGCAGATGGTCGATTCGATGGCTCCGGCCATCTACGGCTACGAAGAGGAGAAGTTGGCGATGATTCTCCAACTGTTCTCCGGCGTGACGAAGCACCTCCCGGACAAATCCCGGATTCGTGGCGACCTACATATGCTCTTAATCGGGGACCCCGGTACGGGGAAGTCGCAGATGATTTCGTACGTCCAGAACATCGCCCCGCGCTCGGTCTACACCTCCGGTAAGGGGTCATCGAGCGCCGGTCTCTGTGTGACGGGCGACACGATGATTCACACCGATGACGGACTCCGAGAAGTCCGAGATGTCGTTTCGAGCGAACTCCCCGAACCAGTCACCGACGAGACGGCGGTCGAGAAAGAGGTCGGTGTCCAGACGTTCGACCGCGAGGCCGGTCGCATGTCCGACGCAGCGTCCTCGCACGTCTGGCGAATGCCCGAGAAGCCGTGTCGCCGAATCGAGACGAGTTACGGAAAGGAACTCGAAGCGTCCGTCAACACGCCTGTGTTGACTTGCGGCGAGAACGGTATCGAGTGGACGGAGATTTCTGCGGTCGAGGCAGGTGATTACGTCGCCGTTCCCAAGTACGACGACCTCGACCGGACGGCAGTTTCAGTTCGGGCATTTTTAGAACTCACTACGGAAAAGCTACTGCTGGCCGACGATTCTATCGAGTTCCTTCGAGAATCGCTGCTGGACGAGTTCGGAACGCTCCGTGACGCCGCGGCCGACCTCGACCTCTCGGAGGACTTCATCTACTCGCATCTCAAGAACCGCCACGTCCCGCTCGAAAAACTGGATCGAATACTCGACGCGATTGGGGCGAGCAGAACCGACGTACAGTTCGAGCGGCTGATGATCCGACACGGGGACTCCATTACGGTTCCCGACCGATTCGACGCGGACCTGATGTACCTGCTCGGCCTCGTCTTCGGCGACGGTGACATCTCGCTCAATCGCCGGAACGGCAACCGCGGGATGGTCAGAATCTCGAACGGCGATGAAGACCTGCTGAAACGCGCCGCCGACATCTTCGCCGAGAAGTTCGACAAGCGACCAAAGATAGAGCGACAAGACGGCCGAGTTCCGTGCATCCGCGTCAGCAGTGCGACAATTGCGCGACTGTTCGCTAACGCCGGAATGGAGACGCCGAAGGCCGACCTCGCGCTCGCACCGGAACTCACGACGGCGGAACACGCTGATGCGTTCCTTAGAGGGTTGATGGACGCCGATGGGTCCGTGTCCGAACGCGACGACGGCGGGTCGAGCGTTCTTCTCTCGACTATTAGCGAAACGCTCGCCGACCAAATTCAACTCATGTTGGAGTCGTACGGCGTTCGTGCCCGGACCCGCGAGCGCGACCGACGCGGAACCTCCGAACTCGCCGACGGCCGGACTATCGAGTCCAAGCACGTCCAGCACTTCGTCGAACTGTACGGTGCCGACATCGACAGATACGCCGACGCTATCGGCTTCGAGTCTACCGAAAAGCAGCATGCGCTCGAACGAATCGTCGCGGACGAGCGCGGACAGGACGAGAAATTACCGGTCGGCGCTGCACTGGCCGTTCCCGACGGTGGCGTCGCTGGTGAGTACCACAACAACGTTCATCGAGGGGACCACCCGAGTCGCTCCCGAGTGCAGTCGATGCTCGAAGACATCGACCTCGGTTCGTCGGCCGACAGGGTCCGCGAAGTCGCCGACGCGACCCTTCGATGGGACGAGGTCGTCGCTACCGCCGATACCGGCGAGAAAGAAGTCTTCGACCTCACTGTTCCGGAGACGCACAACTTCGTCGGCAACGGAATCGTGACGCACAACACTGCCGCCGCCGTCCGCGACGACTTCGGCGACGGCCAGCAGTGGACGCTGGAGGCCGGTGCGCTCGTCCTTGCGGACAAGGGCATCGCGGCAGTGGACGAGTTGGACAAGATGGACCCCTCGGACCGCTCGGCGATGCACGAAGGTCTCGAACAGCAGAAGATTTCGGTCTCGAAGGCCGGAATCAACGCAACGCTCAAGTCTCGGTGTTCGCTGCTCGGCGCGGCCAACCCCAAGTACGGCCGGTTCGACCAGTACGAACCCATCGGCGAGCAGATAGACCTCGAACCCGCCTTGATATCGCGGTTCGACCTCATCTTCACCGTCACCGACCAACCCGACGAGGAACACGACAAGCGCCTCGCCGAACACATCATCCAGACCAACTACGCCGGGCAGTTGAACACCCAGCGCAACGAGATGAGCGCGCCCAACATCACCGAGGAAGAGGTTAACAGCCAGACCGAGGAGGTCGCTCCGGCCATCGACGCCGACCTCCTGCGGAAGTACATCGCCTACTCGAAGCGCAACTGCTTCCCGACGATGACCGAGGAGGCCAAGCGGACCATCGAGGACTTCTACGTGGACCTCCGGACGAAGGGGGCAGACGAGGACGCGCCCGTCCCGGTGACGGCCCGGAAACTGGAGGCGATGGTCCGTCTCGCGGAGGCCAGCGCGCGCGTCCGCCTCTCGGACGAGGTCGAAATCGAGGACGCCAAGCGCGCGGTGGACATCACTCGCTCGTGCCTACAGGACATCGGCGTGGACCCCGAGACCGGCCAGTTCGACGCCGACGTGGTCGAGACGGGCACCTCGAAGTCCCAGCGCGACCGCATCAAGAACCTCAAGCAACTCATCGCGGAAATCGAGGAGGACTACGACGAGGGCGCGCCGGTCGAGGAAGTGATGTCTCGCGCCGACGAAATCGGCATGGAGCAGTCGAAGGCCGAACACGAGATAGACAAACTGAAACAGAAAGGCGAGGTGTACGAACCCTCGACCGACCACTTGCGGACGACGTAG
- a CDS encoding SLC13 family permease, whose protein sequence is MIVVFLVILVALVLFATEPIPIDITAIGIMVALMVLEPWTQVSPAEGVSGFASSATVTVLAMFILSYGVQRTGAVQILGRKIAAFTRDDETRQLGATIGVVGSISGFINNTAAVAILLPMVTDLAHEGKTSPSKLLLPLSYASMFGGTLTLIGTSTNILASDLAARLGAQNPDIFPELHAFSMFEFTALGVLVSVVGTAYLMTVGRWLTPARIPVREDLTQEFGLEEYLTEVTVPADSPLVGETVADALAGTEFDVDLVQLIRDGQTFVEPLAPKEIRAGDVFALRTDRETLVSLIDTEGLELLPEISVDEDELEGDETGQSLVEVVVAPRSSLFGETLASANFRDRYDATVLALRRGPEYIRKRMDHAELQVGDTLLVQATPDSISRLNANRDFIVAQEIERPDYRESKILLAIGIVAAVVTVAALGVLPIMVSALAGALVMVLTGVLNPPEIYDAVEWDVIFLLAGVIPLGIAMEETGAADLIADLLVLSADFFPPIAVLGLFYVVTAALTNIVSNNASVVLMIPVAAEAAHQLDANAFAFVLAVTFAASTAFMTPVGYQTNLFVYGPGGYKFTDYVRVGAPLQLIFAVVTTVGIEAIWSVA, encoded by the coding sequence ATCATCGTCGTGTTTCTCGTCATTCTCGTAGCGCTGGTGCTGTTTGCGACCGAACCGATTCCCATCGACATCACCGCCATCGGCATCATGGTGGCGCTGATGGTGCTGGAACCGTGGACGCAGGTCTCGCCCGCCGAGGGCGTCTCGGGGTTCGCCAGTTCCGCGACCGTCACCGTGCTGGCGATGTTCATCCTGAGTTACGGCGTCCAGCGAACCGGCGCGGTCCAGATTCTCGGGCGGAAGATAGCGGCGTTCACCAGAGACGACGAGACTCGGCAACTCGGCGCGACTATCGGCGTCGTCGGCTCTATCTCGGGGTTCATCAACAACACCGCGGCGGTCGCTATCTTGTTGCCGATGGTGACGGACCTCGCTCACGAGGGCAAGACCTCGCCGTCGAAACTCCTGTTGCCGCTCTCGTACGCCTCGATGTTCGGCGGCACGCTCACGCTCATCGGCACCTCGACCAACATCCTTGCAAGCGACCTCGCGGCGCGACTGGGTGCACAGAACCCCGATATCTTTCCCGAACTCCACGCCTTCTCGATGTTCGAGTTCACCGCGCTCGGCGTCCTCGTCTCGGTCGTCGGCACGGCGTATCTCATGACCGTCGGGCGGTGGCTCACCCCCGCGCGCATCCCGGTCCGCGAGGACCTCACGCAGGAGTTCGGATTGGAGGAGTATCTCACCGAAGTGACTGTCCCCGCCGACTCGCCGCTGGTCGGCGAGACCGTCGCGGACGCGCTCGCGGGCACCGAGTTCGACGTGGACCTCGTCCAACTCATCCGCGACGGCCAGACGTTCGTGGAACCGCTCGCCCCGAAGGAGATTCGGGCGGGCGACGTGTTCGCGCTTCGGACCGACCGCGAGACGCTCGTGAGCCTCATCGACACCGAGGGTCTTGAACTCCTGCCTGAGATATCCGTTGACGAGGATGAACTGGAGGGCGACGAGACCGGCCAGAGCCTCGTTGAAGTCGTCGTCGCGCCCCGGTCGTCGCTGTTCGGCGAGACGCTCGCCTCCGCCAACTTCCGGGACCGCTACGACGCCACGGTGTTGGCCCTGCGTCGCGGCCCGGAGTACATCCGCAAGCGCATGGATCACGCCGAGTTGCAGGTCGGCGACACGCTGCTGGTGCAGGCGACCCCCGATAGCATCTCGCGGCTGAACGCCAACCGCGACTTCATCGTCGCCCAAGAGATAGAGCGACCCGACTACCGCGAGTCGAAGATTTTGCTCGCCATCGGCATCGTCGCCGCTGTGGTCACGGTGGCGGCGCTCGGCGTACTCCCCATCATGGTCTCGGCGCTCGCGGGCGCGCTGGTGATGGTCCTGACGGGCGTCCTCAATCCGCCGGAGATTTACGACGCCGTGGAGTGGGACGTTATCTTCCTGCTGGCGGGCGTCATCCCGCTGGGCATCGCCATGGAGGAGACCGGCGCGGCCGACCTGATAGCCGACCTGCTCGTGCTGTCGGCCGACTTCTTCCCCCCTATCGCGGTGTTGGGGCTGTTCTACGTCGTTACCGCGGCGCTGACCAATATCGTCAGCAACAACGCCAGCGTCGTGCTGATGATTCCGGTCGCCGCCGAGGCCGCCCACCAACTCGACGCCAACGCCTTCGCGTTCGTGCTGGCGGTCACCTTCGCGGCCTCGACGGCGTTCATGACGCCGGTGGGCTATCAGACGAATCTCTTCGTCTACGGTCCCGGCGGCTACAAGTTCACCGACTACGTGCGGGTCGGTGCGCCCCTGCAACTCATCTTCGCCGTCGTCACGACCGTCGGCATTGAGGCGATTTGGAGCGTCGCGTGA
- a CDS encoding HalOD1 output domain-containing protein produces MATADGNRLRREGTPVYETRRDGDAPISQTIIEAVASVEGVDPTDSDLELYEAVDLEALDTLFDRRSSDAHWQFEFTIDGYLVVVTGDGWVSVWDP; encoded by the coding sequence ATGGCGACAGCAGACGGCAACCGACTCCGTCGAGAGGGTACCCCGGTCTACGAGACGCGCAGAGACGGGGACGCCCCGATCAGTCAGACGATAATCGAGGCGGTCGCTTCGGTCGAAGGAGTAGACCCGACCGACAGCGACCTCGAACTGTACGAGGCGGTGGACCTCGAAGCGCTCGACACGCTCTTTGACCGGCGGTCGTCCGACGCCCACTGGCAGTTCGAGTTCACCATCGACGGGTATCTGGTCGTCGTCACCGGCGACGGCTGGGTCTCGGTGTGGGACCCCTGA
- a CDS encoding DUF7855 family protein codes for MLLVVTYSRAARQTLRNVCNGHEETVVQRFGRAALLEATELGAFLALRLRAKHDGDVQVERTAPFNEFEDAPESVRDAAAAYEDRENPSTPYAKFAVGTDHPDADAMGDSEL; via the coding sequence GTGCTACTGGTCGTGACGTACTCGCGGGCCGCGCGCCAGACGCTCCGAAACGTCTGTAACGGACACGAAGAGACCGTCGTCCAGCGGTTCGGCCGCGCCGCCCTGCTGGAGGCGACCGAACTCGGCGCGTTTCTCGCGCTCCGCCTCCGCGCGAAGCACGACGGTGACGTACAGGTCGAGCGCACCGCGCCGTTCAACGAGTTCGAGGACGCGCCCGAATCGGTCCGCGACGCCGCCGCGGCCTACGAGGACCGCGAGAACCCGAGTACGCCCTACGCCAAGTTCGCCGTCGGGACCGACCACCCCGACGCCGACGCAATGGGCGATAGCGAGCTATGA
- a CDS encoding DUF7856 family protein produces MRVRVAGETLTGRAIDLRGRDCTVAEVTEAIRCDGADGPASTDSPPNGLTIECPSPGPAHAHVGAIRAGTDVSLRPALAAAARSRDHTAPQADELAAVRERLDALDVSAVDLREARRRVAETGDAAEELRERVATVRGRVQALREADADPAAAETELAEATRRLSEVETERIAAEQALARARERARADRERRRERLRLEDREANLQRSVRETLADAVRGAFEDARGEVPEGVAPSVSTALAVARAADLDAPVAVARGADSFGGVEAVSQWLDEPVVRV; encoded by the coding sequence ATGAGGGTGCGCGTGGCCGGGGAGACCCTAACGGGCCGGGCCATCGACCTCCGAGGGCGCGATTGCACCGTCGCCGAGGTCACCGAGGCGATTCGGTGCGACGGGGCCGACGGTCCTGCCAGCACCGATTCGCCACCGAACGGTCTCACCATCGAGTGCCCGTCGCCCGGCCCGGCTCACGCCCACGTCGGCGCGATTCGCGCCGGGACGGACGTTTCGCTCCGTCCTGCGCTCGCCGCGGCAGCGCGCTCGCGGGACCACACCGCGCCGCAGGCCGACGAACTCGCGGCGGTCCGCGAGCGCCTCGACGCGCTGGACGTGTCGGCGGTGGACCTCCGCGAGGCCCGCCGCCGAGTCGCCGAGACGGGTGACGCCGCCGAGGAGTTGCGCGAGCGTGTCGCCACCGTCCGGGGCCGGGTGCAGGCGCTCCGCGAGGCGGACGCCGACCCTGCCGCCGCCGAGACCGAACTCGCCGAGGCGACCCGCCGCCTCTCGGAGGTCGAGACCGAGCGCATCGCCGCCGAACAGGCGCTGGCCCGCGCCCGCGAACGGGCGCGGGCCGACCGCGAGCGCCGCCGGGAGCGACTGAGACTCGAAGACCGCGAAGCGAATCTCCAGCGGAGCGTCCGCGAGACGTTGGCCGACGCGGTCCGCGGCGCGTTCGAGGACGCTCGCGGGGAAGTTCCGGAGGGTGTCGCGCCGTCAGTTTCGACGGCGCTCGCCGTCGCCCGCGCGGCCGACCTCGACGCGCCCGTCGCGGTCGCTCGGGGTGCCGACTCGTTCGGCGGCGTCGAGGCGGTTTCGCAGTGGCTGGACGAACCTGTGGTTAGGGTTTGA